From Coffea arabica cultivar ET-39 chromosome 9c, Coffea Arabica ET-39 HiFi, whole genome shotgun sequence, one genomic window encodes:
- the LOC140014082 gene encoding uncharacterized protein, whose amino-acid sequence MDTGTGTGSNSQSSTAGAVNSEQSASQNHRQKSDIAWKYCSEGVNSQGRRTLTCGYCFKVIAGGGIHRMKQHLAGEQGSIVPCSKVDPAVRHAILASMKEKEQKSKEKKGDFGVENPFGHTTHSFDGDEVLEIPSSLANKMGSSSKGKRKVTASTGIRAFFKGGCDTSQPTIKACLQSKEKWENTDMAIALWFYDACIPINAVNSPFFQKAIDQIASMGHGYKSPSYHSLRVNLLRNAKRDVKLVVDSFRSTWTETGCTIMGDGWKDTRQRPLINFLVYCPKGISFIKSVDASDIVTSAANLCNLFAEIVEMVGSNNVVHLVTDNASNYKAAGSLLSERYPNICWSPCAAHCINLILKDIGEMNDVKAIVSLASTVTVFIYNHKFTLNWLRKTTGWKEIIRPGETRFATTFIALKSLHDHKDSLQSLVTSGDYKQFLRIEKGKDVKQIVLDERFWNNCLIMVRIMGPIIRLLRICDTDERPSLGYVYEGMFRAINGIKRLFRNKERLYKPYIDIISDRWDRMLRKNLRAAAYYLNPAFQYESATFCTHPEVINGLLDYIETKVDWCNPEKLSQEVGMYRERQGSFGRKLAILTSKSDRPGYLYFF is encoded by the coding sequence ATGGATACCGGTACTGGTACGGGTAGTAATTCACAATCTTCGACTGCTGGAGCTGTCAATAGTGAACAATCAGCTAGTCAAAATCATAGACAAAAGTCTGATATAGCATGGAAATATTGTTCAGAAGGTGTGAATAGTCAAGGAAGAAGAACTTTGACATGTGGGTATTGTTTTAAAGTAATTGCTGGGGGTGGCATTCATCGAATGAAACAACATTTGGCAGGAGAACAAGGCAGCATTGTTCCATGTTCAAAGGTTGACCCGGCAGTTAGACATGCTATTTTAGCATCTATGAAGGAGAAGGAGCAGAAatctaaagaaaaaaaaggtgatTTTGGGGTGGAAAATCCATTCGGCCACACTACTCATTCATTTGATGGCGATGAAGTTTTGGAGATTCCTTCTTCTTTAGCAAATAAGATGGGTTCATCTAGTAAAGGAAAGAGAAAGGTCACTGCATCAACAGGTATTCGTGCTTTTTTTAAAGGTGGATGTGATACTTCTCAACCAACCATTAAAGCTTGTTTGCAAAGTAAGGAAAAATGGGAAAATACGGACATGGCTATTGCTCTTTGGTTTTATGATGCTTGCATTCCTATAAATGCTGTTAAttctccattttttcaaaaagctATTGATCAAATAGCATCAATGGGTCATGGTTACAAAAGTCCATCCTATCATTCTTTGAGAGTTAATTTGTTGCGAAATGCCAAGAGAGATGTGAAATTGGTTGTTGATTCTTTTAGAAGTACTTGGACAGAAACTGGTTGCACTATAATGGGTGATGGATGGAAAGACACTAGGCAAAGAccattgattaattttttggtttattgtCCTAAGGGTATTTCGTTCATTAAATCTGTGGATGCATCTGATATTGTAACAAGTGCAGCAAATTTGTGCAATTTATTTGCTGAAATTGTTGAGATGGTTGGTTCAAATAATGTGGTGCACTTAGTTACTGATAATGCTAGCAATTATAAAGCTGCTGGGTCTTTGTTAAGTGAAAGATATCCGAACATTTGTTGGTCACCGTGTGCTGCACACTGCatcaatttgattttgaaagaCATTGGTGAAATGAATGATGTAAAAGCTATAGTGTCTCTTGCTTCAACGGTGACTGTTTTTATTTACAATCATAAGTTCACTTTGAATTGGTTAAGAAAGACTACAGGGTGGAAAGAAATTATTCGTCCAGGTGAAACTCGATTTGCAACTACCTTTATTGCATTAAAAAGTTTGCATGATCATAAGGATAGTTTGCAATCTTTGGTTACTAGTGGGGATTACAAACAATTTTTGagaatagaaaaaggaaaagatgtgAAGCAAATCGTTTTGGATGAAAGGTTTTGGaataattgtttgattatggtGAGAATAATGGGTCCTATCATTCGTTTATTGCGTATTTGTGACACTGATGAAAGGCCTTCATTGGGTTATGTTTATGAAGGCATGTTTAGAGCAATAAATGGCATCAAAAGGCTGTTTAGAAATAAAGAGAGATTGTACAAGCCTTATATTGACATCATCAGTGATAGGTGGGATAGAATGTTGAGAAAAAATCTACGTGCTGCCGCTTATTATTTGAATCCTGCTTTTCAATATGAGAGTGCCACATTTTGTACACATCCAGAGGTTATAAATGGCTTGCTTGATTATATTGAAACAAAAGTGGATTGGTGCAACCCTGAAAAATTATCGCAAGAGGTTGGAATGTATCGGGAAAGACAAGGGAGTTTTGGGCGCAAACTTGCTATTCTTACTAGCAAATCTGATCGGCCaggttatttatattttttttaa